A segment of the Halococcus saccharolyticus DSM 5350 genome:
CGCCGGTGAGGTCGGCTTCGACATCGGGTTCGGTCTCGATGTGGCGGCGACCGAACTCTACGACGCCGACGAGGGTGTCTACCGCTACGGTGACACCGAGCGGACGCCCGACGAGCAGATCGAGTACGTCGCAGGCCTCGTCGACGAGTACGATCTCGTCTACGTCGAGGACCCGCTCGACGAGGAGGATTTCGAGGGGTTCGCCGATCTGACCGACCAAGTCGGATCGGAGACGTTGATCTGTGGCGACGATCTGTTCGTGACGAACACCGAACGGCTCGATCGCGGGATCGAAGCGGGCGCGGCGAACGCCCTCCTCGTGAAACCGAACCAGATCGGGACGCTCTCGGACGCGTTCGACGCGACCGAGCGCGCCGTCGAGAACGGGCTCGCGCCCGTGATCTCCCACCGATCGGGCGAGACCGAGGACACCACGATCGCACACCTCGCCGTCGCGACCGCCGCACCGTTCGTCAAGACGGGCGCGGTCGGCGGCGAGCGCACAGCCAAGCTGAACGAACTCATCAGAACCGAGGAAACCGCATGAGCAACAACGAAGAGGGTCTCGACGCGGCCGAACGCGACATCGAGGCGGAGCCGACCGGCGAGTCCGGCGCAGAACCCGCGACAGACCCCGACACCGACGTGAGAGACGAATCGATCGAGGGGACGACCGACGCCGACGAGGCGGCCACGGACGAAGTCGAGGAGAGCAACGGACCGGCGTTCGACGAGGACGTCATGTCCGGCGACGAGGCCGACCTCCTCATCCCCGTCGAGGACTACCTCGGCGCAGGCGTCCACATCGGCACCCAACAGAAGACCGACGAGATGGAGCGGTTCATCCACCGCGTCCGGACCGACGGCCTCTACGTCCTCGACGTGGGCCGAACCGACGAACGGATCCGGACCGCAGCCGACTTCCTCGCGAACTACGACCCCGAGGGGATCCTCGTGGCCTCCTCGCGCCAGTACGGTCGGTTCCCGGCCGAAAAGCTCGCCGACGCCATCGGGGCGCGCGCCCGGACGGGGCGGTTCATCCCCGGGACGCTCACCAACCCCGACTACGACGGGTACATCGAGCCCGACGTGCTCGTGGTGACCGACCCGATCGGCGACGCCCAGGCCGTCACGGAGGCCATTACAGTGGGTATCCCGGTCGTCGCGATGTGCGACTCGAACAACTCCACGAGCAACGTGGACCTCGCGATCCCGACGAACAACAAGGGCCGCCGGGCGCTGTCGGTGGTCTACTGGCTGCTCGCGAACGAGACGCTCGACCGCCGCGGCGCGGACACGGTGTACGAACTCGACGACTTCGAAGAGGGTATCTGAGCCCGCGTTCGTTTTTCAGCGCATCACTCCAACAGCGACGGCGTTCGCCGGCGAGAGTCCA
Coding sequences within it:
- the rpsB gene encoding 30S ribosomal protein S2; translated protein: MSNNEEGLDAAERDIEAEPTGESGAEPATDPDTDVRDESIEGTTDADEAATDEVEESNGPAFDEDVMSGDEADLLIPVEDYLGAGVHIGTQQKTDEMERFIHRVRTDGLYVLDVGRTDERIRTAADFLANYDPEGILVASSRQYGRFPAEKLADAIGARARTGRFIPGTLTNPDYDGYIEPDVLVVTDPIGDAQAVTEAITVGIPVVAMCDSNNSTSNVDLAIPTNNKGRRALSVVYWLLANETLDRRGADTVYELDDFEEGI